From one Lolium rigidum isolate FL_2022 chromosome 4, APGP_CSIRO_Lrig_0.1, whole genome shotgun sequence genomic stretch:
- the LOC124648004 gene encoding probable periplasmic serine endoprotease DegP-like encodes MEANKRKLRRDEEEDAWSRRLATMRERRREKMWKEKKNLEKAAETDSSFVLLPGANLYFTDPKAFFDEIYKDEKPAPNKVEIPTLDRFETPTIFHTRRLLPIREPGSRAVLSAAKSLLGISSSLRGEPLKRCSGFWIDFDEGSKTGTVLTTAHLIRTNDTSSDVWIDEAHYDSKANVTVHLLDGTTAEGQLLYYQPHYDLAVLSVKVDQPVHLPSFNEGVKFSQKVFRLGRDNSLKLRITYGRAAYFNPDMYERYHNMYFDCADHDSDSDEDDDDDDNEYDDGGIVIDLDGAVVGMVNISSTLGSFIPSSILLKCWASWKSKGRILRPHLGMIFEAIKLLEPAFVDDIWRAYNIDDGLIVQEVSKGSYAEKIGIKRGDIIESFNGSCISTTVELENMLMSISNDSLDSQKCLNNEVHFSVVVFHTLRKQRATSLLTANVSECGEVIVKGHLVS; translated from the exons ATGGAGGCGAATAAGAGGAAACTACGGAGGGATGAGGAGGAAGATGCGTGGAGCCGGAGACTAGCAACAATGCGAGAGAGGAGAAGGGAGAAGAtgtggaaggagaagaagaatctTGAGAAGGCGGCAGAAACGGACTCATCTTTTGTGCTGCTGCCAGGGGCGAACCTTTATTTCACCGACCCCAAGGCGTTCTTCGACGAGATTTACAAAGATGAGAAACCAG CCCCCAACAAGGTGGAAATCCCTACCCTTGATCGCTTCGAAACTCCGACCATTTTTCACACCCGGCGGTTGCTCCCCATCCGTGAACCTGGAAGCAGGGCGGTGCTCTCCGCCGCTAAATCTCTACTTGGGATCTCATCCTCTCTCC GTGGCGAGCCGCTCAAACGGTGCTCTGGTTTCTGGATTGACTTCGACGAGGGGAGCAAAACCGGCACTGTGTTGACGACCGCACATCTCATTCGCACAAATGACACCAGCAGTGACGTCTGGATAGACGAGGCACATTACGATTCGAAAGCTAAT GTCACCGTTCATTTGCTAGATGGCACCACTGCAGAGGGACAGCTACTCTACTACCAGCCCCATTATGATCTTGCTGTCTTGAGTGTTAAAGTGGATCAACCAGTTCATTTGCCATCTTTTAACGAAGGAGTAAAATTTTCTCAGAAGGTTTTTCGGCTAGGAAGAGACAATTCATTGAAACTAAGGATAACATATGGTCGGGCAGCATATTTTAATCCAGACATGTATGAGCGGTACCACAACATGTACTTTGATTGTGCAGATcatgatagtgatagtgatgaggatgatgatgatgatgataacgaG TATGACGATGGAGGGATAGTCATTGACTTGGATGGAGCGGTGGTTGGAATGGTCAACATTAGTAGCACATTAGGGTCTTTTATCCCTTCTTCCATTTTGCTCAAGTGTTGGGCTTCATGGAAGAGTAAAGG GAGAATCCTTCGGCCCCACCTAGGAATGATATTTGAGGCCATCAAGCTTCTAGAACCTGCCTTTGTTGATGATATATGGCGTGCATATAACATTGATGACGGTCTTATTGTTCAAGAG GTGTCGAAAGGATCTTATGCTGAAAAGATTGGCATCAAAAGAGGTGATATTATTGAATCTTTCAATGGAAGCTGTATTTCTACTACAGTTGAG TTGGAAAATATGTTGATGAGTATATCCAATGACTCTTTGGACAGTCAAAAGTGCCTTAATAATGAAGTTCATTTTTCG GTTGTGGTATTTCACACGCTAAGAAAACAACGAGCGACATCTTTGTTGACAGCAAATGTATCAGAATGTGGAGAAGTTATAGTAAAAG GTCATCTCGTCTCTTGA